The following proteins are encoded in a genomic region of Oncorhynchus tshawytscha isolate Ot180627B unplaced genomic scaffold, Otsh_v2.0 Un_contig_6164_pilon_pilon, whole genome shotgun sequence:
- the LOC121845009 gene encoding metalloproteinase inhibitor 2-like, translated as MTRYVSSCFITLFVLFLWRVEDIADACKCSPPHPQKAFCDAEIVIRAKVVGKKTVSNAIKYDIQQIKMFKCPDQVIHAIFTAPSPAACGVTLDLNKEYLFTGKLETGRMYVTLCGYNPPWEDLSAAQKKSLTHRYQSGCDCKIIHCTSLPCPISTTDACLWMDWGTNNGRNLACIKSNGSCAWK; from the exons ATGACGCGGTATGTAAGCAGTTGTTTCATTACTCTGTTCGTGCTGTTCCTGTGGCGGGTCGAAGACATCGCAGATGCTTGCAAATGCTCTCCTCCGCATCCCCAAAAGGCTTTTTGCGATGCAGAAATCG TGATCAGGGCGAAGGTGGTTGGAAAGAAAACGGTATCTAACGCCATCAAGTATGACATCCAACAGATCAAG ATGTTCAAATGCCCAGACCAGGTTATCCACGCCATCTTCACTGCACCATCCCCAGCCGCATGCGGTGTGACTCTGGACCTCAACAAGGAGTATCTCTTCACAG GCAAGCTGGAGACTGGAAGGATGTATGTAACACTGTGTGGCTATAATCCGCCCTGGGAGGACTTGAGTGCTGCACAAAAGAAAAGCTTGACTCACCGCTACCAAAGCGGCTGTGATTGCAAG aTCATCCACTGCACTTCGCTCCCCTGTCCGATCAGCACCACAGATGCATGCCTGTGGATGGACTGGGGGACAAACAATGGCCGAAACCTTGCCTGTATCAAGAGTAATGGTTCTTGTGCTTGGAAGTAG